One Microcaecilia unicolor chromosome 4, aMicUni1.1, whole genome shotgun sequence genomic region harbors:
- the LOC115468198 gene encoding olfactory receptor 56A1-like: MFFSNTSSSGSTEVSEFILVGFPGIQSWQHWLSIPLALLFFIALMANITLLITFYADPNLHEPMYYFLAMLALVDLGLCNSVTPKLLGILWFGAKTISSSACFTQIYFIHCLLGVESGVFLVMAYDRYVAICNPLRYLYIITNSFVVKATAFILIRNTVLVLPLPFLAARLHYCSRNTIKYSFCANLAVVSLACEDFTISSAYQLTVAWSFLSGDLALIIISYCFIFRAVLKLQAEGAAMKALSTCSSHLTLILFFYTVLVVLVITHKNAHKIPSDIPNMANVLHLIVPPSLNPIVYGVRTKEIKHGIQKVFVKSRRLSSET; the protein is encoded by the coding sequence ATGTTCTTTTCCAATaccagcagcagcggcagcacaGAGGTGTCTGAGTTCATCCTCGTGGGTTTCCCTGGGATCCAAAGCTGGCAACACTGGCTCTCCATCCCCCTGGCTCTTCTCTTCTTCATAGCTCTCATGGCCAACATCACTCTACTGATCACGTTCTACGCTGATCCAAACCTCCACGAGCCCATGTACTATTTTCTGGCCATGCTGGCACTGGTGGATTTAGGTCTGTGCAACTCAGTTACCCCCAAACTGCTGGGGATCCTCTGGTTTGGTGCAAAGACCATCAGCTCCTCAGCTTGTTTCACTCAGATATACTTTATTCATTGTCTTCTTGGCGTGGAGTCTGGGGTCTTTCTTGTCATGGCTTATGATCGCTATGTTGCAATCTGCAACCCCTTACGATATTTGTACATAATTACCAATAGCTTTGTAGTAAAGGCTACGGCTTTTATCCTGATCAGAAACACAGTGTTGGTTCTACCACTGCCTTTTCTTGCTGCCAGGCTACATTACTGCTCCAGAAATACCATCAAATACAGTTTCTGTGCCAACCTAGCAGTGGTATCCCTGGCCTGTGAAGATTTTACCATAAGCAGTGCTTACCAGCTGACAGTGGCCTGGTCTTTTCTAAGTGGCGACCTTGCGTTGATCATCATCTCATATTGTTTCATCTTCCGGGCTGTGCTGAAACTGCAGGCTGAAGGGGCAGCAATGAAAGCCTTAAGTACCTGCTCTTCCCACCTCACTCTCATTCTGTTCTTTTACACAGTCCTTGTGGTTTTGGTCATTACCCACAAAAATGCACACAAAATCCCGTCGGATATCCCGAACATGGCAAATGTTTTACATCTCATTGTCCCTCCATCTCTGAACCCCATCGTCTATGGTGTGAGGACCAAAGAGATTAAACATGGCATTCAGAAGGTGTTCGTGAAAAGCAGAAGATTGTCAAGTGAGACGTGA